A single region of the Mesotoga sp. BH458_6_3_2_1 genome encodes:
- a CDS encoding ABC transporter permease, with protein sequence MEFGYVFRRLLSAVPTVLLVTFMVFIAIHIVPGDVVDIMLGTQNYLTESQIEELYSEYGLDKPLIVQYGIWVKNLFTFNLGTSLRTGRPVTELIRERFPITLELAILSLSFALLFGIPMGIVSATKRNGFLDNFVRVIGLIGLSSPSFWVGAILIVLFSGAFQDFNLFGYVRPGVDLLSNLQVMFLPSLTMGLMVAAQILRITRTSMLDVLNQDYVRTAKAKGVSTRNVILKHSLRNALIPVVTLSGIQLGYLLGGTIVIENMFALPGMGRLLLQVVNERDYPVVQGIVLFIGILIVLLNIVVDIIYTLIDPRVELR encoded by the coding sequence GTGGAGTTCGGATACGTTTTCAGGAGGCTGCTTTCAGCCGTCCCAACAGTGCTTTTAGTAACATTCATGGTTTTTATAGCAATTCACATAGTCCCGGGTGATGTGGTGGATATCATGTTGGGAACTCAGAATTATCTTACTGAAAGCCAAATTGAAGAGCTCTATTCGGAATACGGGCTTGACAAGCCGCTTATTGTTCAGTATGGAATCTGGGTCAAGAATCTTTTCACTTTTAATTTGGGGACCTCTCTGAGAACTGGAAGACCTGTAACCGAACTTATAAGAGAAAGATTCCCAATAACTCTCGAGTTGGCCATTTTGTCCTTAAGTTTCGCACTTCTGTTTGGGATTCCAATGGGAATAGTATCTGCAACAAAGCGGAACGGCTTTCTCGACAACTTCGTTAGGGTAATTGGTCTGATAGGCCTGTCGTCCCCATCCTTCTGGGTGGGGGCGATTTTGATCGTGCTTTTTTCCGGCGCCTTTCAAGATTTCAATCTCTTTGGCTACGTCAGGCCGGGAGTCGATCTCCTTTCGAATCTCCAAGTTATGTTTCTTCCCTCACTCACAATGGGGTTGATGGTCGCAGCGCAGATTCTAAGGATTACCCGAACTTCGATGTTGGACGTACTTAATCAGGATTACGTAAGGACTGCAAAAGCCAAGGGAGTGAGTACAAGAAATGTGATCCTTAAGCATTCTTTGAGAAATGCGCTTATTCCGGTTGTGACGCTTTCCGGCATTCAGCTAGGTTATCTTCTTGGGGGTACAATAGTTATCGAAAATATGTTTGCCCTTCCCGGGATGGGAAGGTTGCTCTTGCAGGTGGTTAATGAAAGAGACTATCCCGTTGTTCAGGGAATTGTCCTTTTTATCGGAATCTTGATCGTTTTGTTGAACATAGTGGTGGACATAATATACACACTAATCGACCCTCGCGTCGAACTGCGGTAG
- a CDS encoding ABC transporter permease produces the protein MLRVLRRLIKNPIYTVSIIVIFVVILVTLFPGVFAQYDPYKMNMDAFMNRPTGSYWFGGDQFGRDVFSRSMYGIQKSVIIASSAIAISALIGTMLGLLSGYLSGLTDLIIMRIMDSFFAFPSLILALFIIALFGSSMTNLIFAIGLVYVPIFARTVRGATLSLRDSLYVKASKALGKKEISIMLRDILPNISSVLIVTFTTNVSTALLTEASLGFLGLGVPPPEPTLGGMVGQGTSYLLSAPWIVLFPGLMIAIIVLSLNILGDGLRDVLDPRINR, from the coding sequence TTGCTTAGAGTTTTGAGAAGACTTATCAAAAATCCAATCTACACGGTCAGTATAATTGTGATATTCGTGGTAATCCTGGTGACATTGTTCCCCGGAGTCTTTGCCCAATACGATCCATACAAGATGAACATGGATGCCTTTATGAACAGACCAACAGGCAGTTATTGGTTTGGAGGGGATCAGTTTGGTAGAGATGTTTTCTCCCGATCAATGTATGGGATTCAGAAGAGTGTAATCATTGCCTCCAGCGCGATTGCCATTTCAGCGCTAATCGGAACCATGCTGGGACTCTTATCGGGCTACTTAAGCGGACTAACCGACTTGATAATCATGAGGATTATGGATAGTTTCTTCGCTTTTCCCTCTCTGATACTAGCGCTTTTCATCATTGCGCTTTTTGGTTCAAGCATGACTAATCTCATCTTTGCTATAGGGCTCGTATACGTGCCAATATTTGCGAGGACTGTTCGGGGAGCCACCCTATCTCTTAGGGACAGTCTCTACGTGAAAGCGTCTAAGGCTCTAGGAAAAAAGGAAATTTCGATAATGTTAAGAGATATTCTCCCGAACATCTCCTCTGTGCTCATAGTGACTTTTACCACTAACGTTTCAACAGCACTACTTACTGAGGCCTCCCTCGGTTTTCTAGGTCTTGGGGTGCCACCACCAGAACCCACGTTGGGAGGGATGGTTGGACAGGGAACATCTTACCTGTTAAGCGCACCGTGGATCGTACTTTTTCCCGGATTGATGATAGCAATCATTGTTCTGAGCTTGAACATCCTTGGAGACGGTCTTAGAGATGTCCTGGATCCGAGAATTAACAGGTAA
- a CDS encoding glycerol-3-phosphate responsive antiterminator, which yields MLKGIIAALWDRKERPESVIPDTVFFLNGGLFEIQERIDQFKSAGKRVFVDIDFVSGLSGDEDSVLYLKKSGVDGIITAKLRIFKQAVNAGMYESLLRFFVLDSRAVEKGIQQIVSNGVRNIEILPGIVSTKIAPKIRAYAPDITIVAAGLIDSVDELEVLKKHVDGVSTSSTSLWTYRW from the coding sequence ATGCTAAAGGGAATAATCGCAGCTTTATGGGACAGAAAGGAAAGACCTGAGTCAGTCATTCCGGATACAGTATTTTTCCTGAACGGTGGTCTCTTCGAAATTCAGGAGAGAATTGATCAATTCAAGAGTGCAGGGAAGAGAGTTTTCGTTGATATCGATTTCGTTTCAGGTTTATCAGGAGATGAAGATAGCGTTCTCTATCTTAAGAAGAGCGGGGTCGACGGCATCATCACCGCAAAGTTAAGGATCTTCAAGCAGGCCGTGAACGCGGGAATGTATGAAAGTCTTTTGAGATTCTTTGTGTTGGATTCAAGAGCAGTGGAAAAGGGCATTCAGCAAATCGTTTCTAATGGTGTAAGAAACATCGAAATATTACCGGGGATTGTATCAACCAAGATCGCTCCCAAGATAAGAGCTTATGCTCCGGACATAACAATTGTCGCAGCAGGATTGATTGACAGTGTCGATGAACTAGAAGTACTGAAGAAGCATGTGGATGGTGTATCAACGAGTTCCACATCTCTTTGGACTTACAGATGGTGA
- a CDS encoding NAD(P)/FAD-dependent oxidoreductase, with translation MQAVVVGGGVVGSLLARELSRYRMKVILVEKSEDIGQGITKANSAILHGGYDDPPGTLRARFCAAGNSMFKKLSEELKFSVKRIGSIVVAKNEGDLPKLKELLENGVKNGVQDLKIVGKSELKKLEPHISDDFKFALFCGSAAVTEPWMVAIASAMNFASNGGEVIINDEVVGGRIVERKVVEVCLHSGRRIKSDLVINAAGLFFEEVASRFGIDVPKVKLRKGEYILLDRKASSLVRRIVFPLPTAEGKGRLVVPTVDGGVLLGPTSVELPGFTPEDLSTTAEGLVSVRDSGEYLIPGIDNPGWYIKSFAGLRPETDQKDFYIKRAEEIKNFITVGAIRSPGLTAAPAIAEYVVRNIVPEADVNLVERDDFVPIMEERERIKDITFERVSQLIKRHPEYGRIVCQCNEVSEAEIIQAVRDGARTIDGVKFRTRAGFGRCQGGFCSWNIAKIIARELNKDLRDVRQNSEGSWVVDGKVRQ, from the coding sequence ATGCAGGCGGTGGTTGTTGGAGGAGGAGTTGTCGGTTCGCTATTAGCCCGTGAGCTTAGCAGATACAGAATGAAGGTCATTCTGGTTGAGAAATCGGAAGACATAGGGCAAGGGATTACTAAGGCGAATTCTGCGATCCTTCACGGAGGATATGATGATCCGCCGGGCACCCTTAGGGCTAGGTTTTGTGCAGCTGGAAATTCAATGTTCAAAAAGCTCTCAGAGGAACTTAAGTTTTCTGTCAAGCGAATTGGATCTATCGTTGTTGCTAAGAACGAAGGTGATTTGCCGAAGCTTAAGGAACTTCTAGAAAACGGTGTGAAAAACGGTGTTCAAGATCTTAAGATAGTTGGAAAGAGCGAGCTGAAGAAGCTGGAACCGCACATATCGGACGACTTCAAGTTTGCTCTCTTTTGCGGTAGTGCTGCTGTTACCGAACCTTGGATGGTAGCTATTGCCTCGGCAATGAACTTTGCGTCAAATGGCGGGGAAGTCATTATAAATGATGAGGTTGTCGGAGGAAGAATTGTAGAGCGAAAGGTTGTAGAGGTCTGCCTTCATTCAGGAAGAAGAATCAAGTCCGATCTAGTAATAAATGCAGCCGGCCTTTTCTTTGAAGAAGTAGCATCAAGATTCGGGATAGATGTACCGAAAGTTAAGTTGAGAAAAGGTGAATACATACTTCTGGACAGGAAGGCAAGTTCGCTTGTTCGTAGGATAGTTTTTCCTCTCCCCACTGCCGAAGGGAAAGGAAGACTAGTTGTTCCAACGGTTGACGGAGGCGTTCTGCTTGGACCCACTTCGGTCGAGTTGCCGGGATTTACACCTGAAGATTTAAGTACTACAGCTGAGGGGCTGGTCTCTGTTAGAGATTCCGGGGAGTATCTGATTCCCGGAATAGACAATCCAGGCTGGTATATCAAGTCCTTTGCTGGACTAAGACCGGAGACTGATCAGAAGGATTTCTACATAAAGAGAGCCGAGGAAATTAAGAATTTCATTACAGTGGGAGCCATAAGGTCTCCGGGCTTGACTGCGGCACCCGCAATTGCCGAATACGTAGTCAGAAATATCGTTCCCGAAGCTGATGTGAATCTTGTTGAGAGGGATGATTTTGTCCCAATCATGGAGGAAAGAGAGAGAATTAAGGATATCACGTTCGAAAGAGTCTCGCAATTGATAAAAAGGCATCCCGAGTATGGAAGGATAGTCTGTCAGTGCAATGAAGTTTCGGAAGCGGAGATAATTCAGGCAGTCAGGGACGGGGCAAGGACAATTGACGGAGTCAAATTTAGAACAAGAGCTGGTTTTGGTAGATGTCAAGGAGGCTTCTGTAGCTGGAACATCGCAAAGATTATTGCCAGAGAGTTGAATAAGGATTTGCGCGACGTTAGGCAGAACAGCGAAGGAAGCTGGGTGGTTGACGGGAAGGTGAGGCAATGA
- a CDS encoding NAD(P)/FAD-dependent oxidoreductase: MKRLITDVLVIGGGAAGMACALSAAKTGVEVTLLEREPVVGGVLNQCIHNGFGLQFYQEELTGPEFAVRLQNEMNQEKVTVIGESYVREIDVIKKRAMVLSPLGAFEISSKAVVISTGARERPFGSLLIQGDRPSGIMPAGLAQRYVNLENYLPSRKAVVLGSGDIGLIMARRLTLEGVEVVGVVERMPYPGGLTRNIVQCLEDYEIPLLLSTTVTKVMGNGRLEEIEISDVDESFMPIPGTSRRLKADTLILSAGLLPQVEDFDNDLIVDPINKGFLVSNTGESSIEGVFAAGNDVAIFDLVDYVAAEGWIAGRHAALFALGESTSGDRVPVLRGENVGVLVPGIVDMEEHLRLYIRLRKPMNEGTVVLKELDFEKAFSYGVPSEMIQIVINKEKLAPLFSAGRLTVEVR, translated from the coding sequence ATGAAAAGACTCATTACTGATGTGCTCGTAATCGGCGGAGGGGCTGCCGGCATGGCTTGTGCCCTAAGCGCGGCCAAGACTGGAGTTGAAGTTACCCTTCTTGAAAGAGAGCCTGTGGTGGGAGGCGTACTGAATCAATGCATCCATAATGGCTTTGGTCTTCAGTTCTACCAAGAGGAGCTTACAGGGCCGGAATTTGCTGTTCGACTCCAGAACGAGATGAATCAAGAAAAAGTGACAGTCATAGGTGAATCATATGTTCGAGAGATAGATGTAATAAAAAAGAGGGCGATGGTTTTGTCACCACTTGGTGCTTTCGAGATCTCATCAAAGGCTGTTGTGATTTCTACAGGAGCCAGAGAAAGACCATTTGGATCACTTCTTATACAAGGTGATAGGCCATCTGGAATCATGCCAGCCGGACTTGCACAACGATATGTGAATCTTGAGAATTATCTTCCTTCAAGGAAGGCGGTAGTACTGGGTTCTGGAGACATCGGATTAATAATGGCAAGGAGGCTAACGCTTGAGGGTGTTGAAGTTGTTGGAGTGGTCGAAAGAATGCCCTACCCAGGTGGACTAACGAGGAACATAGTTCAGTGTCTTGAAGACTACGAAATTCCTCTTCTTCTTTCAACAACCGTAACGAAGGTTATGGGCAACGGAAGACTTGAGGAGATAGAGATTTCAGACGTAGATGAATCATTCATGCCAATCCCCGGAACCTCCAGACGTCTCAAAGCCGATACACTGATTCTCTCAGCGGGATTATTGCCACAGGTGGAAGATTTCGATAATGATTTGATAGTTGATCCGATAAACAAAGGATTCTTAGTGTCTAATACAGGTGAGAGCAGCATCGAGGGAGTTTTTGCGGCGGGGAACGATGTGGCTATATTCGATCTTGTGGATTATGTGGCGGCTGAAGGTTGGATAGCAGGGCGCCACGCGGCTTTGTTCGCCCTCGGAGAAAGCACTTCAGGGGACAGGGTACCCGTCCTCAGGGGTGAGAATGTGGGAGTTCTTGTTCCGGGAATAGTCGACATGGAGGAGCACTTGAGATTGTATATTAGGTTAAGGAAGCCAATGAATGAGGGCACGGTTGTCCTCAAAGAGCTCGACTTCGAAAAAGCTTTCTCTTATGGTGTACCCAGCGAGATGATTCAAATAGTAATAAACAAAGAAAAGCTGGCGCCTCTCTTTAGTGCAGGTCGGCTTACAGTGGAGGTGCGCTGA
- a CDS encoding DUF1667 domain-containing protein, with the protein MEGHITCVICPVGCRISVKKIGQEYSITGNKCSRGKEYALNELVMPKRILATSVKVLNGTLPLASAKTTGPIDRALILEKMSLISKIAVEAPVEIGDVLIDDIDGEGTSLVATRPVGRNETSNQ; encoded by the coding sequence ATGGAAGGACACATCACATGTGTAATCTGTCCAGTTGGCTGTAGGATTTCGGTGAAAAAGATTGGTCAAGAATACTCTATTACGGGCAATAAATGTTCTAGGGGAAAGGAATATGCACTCAATGAACTCGTAATGCCGAAAAGAATACTTGCAACTAGCGTGAAGGTTTTGAACGGAACACTCCCTCTAGCTTCAGCGAAGACCACAGGCCCAATTGACAGAGCCCTAATACTTGAAAAGATGAGTTTAATAAGCAAAATTGCCGTTGAGGCGCCTGTGGAGATCGGGGACGTCTTGATAGATGACATCGACGGTGAGGGAACTTCACTTGTCGCTACTCGACCAGTTGGAAGAAACGAAACTTCCAATCAGTAG
- a CDS encoding asparagine synthetase A: protein MESIGRMSTKVIEHLRDPLVKSAVRVKSAIMGEAGNFLRGKGFVELLPTIISPITDPLNHEVHNAKFRYYDQEYRLTQSMIFHKQLACKTFERIFIVSPNVRLETSEKSLTGRHLFEFSQIDLEIRNAKRDEVMSLVEGLITKLIAEVKSSCREELELLSSNPSVPTTPFAKVKFMDAYEQYGKDFETVLSSSFKEPFWLIDFPVWEREFYDLLSQDERTLKDMDLILPDGFGETLSGGEREWEHQRIINRMEFKDNDPEELAWYMEIAEAGELVPTAGCGIGVERLTRYVCSLDSVARTRLFPKVPGQSWI, encoded by the coding sequence ATGGAAAGCATAGGAAGAATGAGTACTAAAGTAATTGAACATCTTAGAGATCCTTTAGTGAAATCGGCAGTCAGGGTAAAGTCCGCAATAATGGGAGAAGCAGGCAATTTTCTTCGGGGAAAGGGATTTGTCGAACTACTTCCAACAATAATCTCACCGATTACCGACCCCCTGAATCATGAGGTCCACAACGCTAAGTTCCGTTATTACGATCAAGAGTATCGTCTAACCCAGTCGATGATATTTCACAAGCAATTGGCATGCAAAACATTCGAGAGAATCTTTATAGTCTCCCCCAATGTTAGACTTGAAACGTCGGAGAAGTCACTTACTGGAAGACACCTTTTTGAATTCAGCCAGATTGACCTGGAAATCCGAAACGCAAAGAGAGATGAGGTAATGTCACTGGTGGAAGGCCTCATTACTAAGCTTATTGCAGAAGTAAAAAGTAGTTGCAGGGAGGAACTGGAATTGCTTTCTTCGAACCCTTCCGTACCAACAACGCCCTTCGCAAAAGTAAAATTCATGGACGCTTACGAGCAGTATGGAAAGGACTTCGAGACCGTCCTATCTTCGAGCTTCAAAGAACCGTTCTGGCTGATAGATTTTCCCGTATGGGAAAGGGAATTCTACGACCTGTTGTCTCAAGACGAGAGAACGCTTAAGGACATGGATCTGATTCTTCCAGACGGTTTCGGGGAGACTCTCTCGGGGGGAGAACGAGAGTGGGAACATCAGAGGATCATTAACAGAATGGAGTTCAAGGATAATGATCCGGAAGAGCTTGCGTGGTACATGGAGATAGCGGAAGCCGGTGAGCTTGTGCCTACAGCGGGTTGCGGAATTGGCGTGGAAAGACTAACAAGGTATGTCTGCTCTCTTGACAGTGTTGCTAGAACCAGACTCTTTCCCAAGGTCCCTGGTCAGAGCTGGATATAG
- a CDS encoding elongator complex protein 3 — MIDCTTWKVTQKANCLRFVECSLINTARSVYNIDMNIVPIFVPHEGCRTRCTFCNEYSATGVRKLPDKEGVLSTVKRYRGYFRNPEETELAFYGGTFTGTGRQQVYLDVAEELVQKGLIKGIRFSTSPEQISEEMIAILKSTSISFIELGVQSFDDDLLKDCRRNHGSREVYEAANRLRSSGIDFGIHLMTGLPGDSEEKDIYSTKEAIRVGASSVRIHPLVVLKGSLLEYEYLHGRFAPQGLQESIEIIWKMYLLILLADVKVSRMGICIYGEQIENVVAGPFHPAFGELVRDRLMLEVIRRCSKDIDRHALKLDRKYKKWFTGHKRAVLERASGEGIMIDFCDDGVDIDIPFYMKLIGEEILGEAYAKT, encoded by the coding sequence ATGATAGATTGTACCACCTGGAAAGTAACACAGAAAGCAAACTGTTTAAGATTTGTTGAATGCTCTTTGATAAATACCGCTCGTTCGGTTTATAATATAGACATGAATATCGTTCCTATTTTCGTTCCACATGAGGGTTGCAGAACGCGATGCACATTCTGCAATGAATACTCCGCAACTGGAGTCAGGAAGCTTCCTGATAAGGAAGGGGTTTTGTCGACCGTCAAAAGATACAGAGGATATTTCAGGAATCCAGAGGAGACAGAACTGGCCTTTTATGGCGGTACATTCACCGGAACCGGTCGCCAGCAAGTGTATCTAGATGTTGCAGAAGAGCTTGTTCAAAAAGGCCTTATTAAGGGGATCAGATTCTCCACTTCACCGGAACAAATATCAGAAGAGATGATCGCTATTCTGAAATCAACTTCCATCAGTTTCATAGAACTTGGTGTTCAGTCGTTTGACGATGATCTGCTGAAAGATTGCCGTAGAAATCACGGGTCCAGAGAAGTGTATGAAGCGGCCAACCGGTTAAGGAGTAGTGGAATTGATTTCGGAATTCATCTGATGACAGGGTTGCCGGGAGATTCCGAGGAGAAGGATATATATTCGACAAAGGAAGCGATTCGTGTGGGTGCATCATCCGTAAGAATTCATCCTCTTGTTGTTTTGAAAGGATCGCTTCTTGAGTACGAGTATTTACATGGAAGATTTGCACCCCAAGGACTTCAGGAATCTATAGAGATCATTTGGAAGATGTATTTACTGATTTTGCTGGCAGATGTGAAGGTTAGTAGGATGGGAATCTGTATCTACGGAGAGCAGATTGAAAACGTGGTTGCAGGCCCATTCCACCCGGCATTTGGTGAGTTAGTCAGAGACAGGTTGATGCTTGAAGTAATCAGGAGATGCTCTAAAGATATAGATCGGCATGCGCTTAAGTTAGATAGGAAATACAAAAAATGGTTTACGGGTCACAAAAGAGCTGTCCTCGAAAGAGCTTCTGGAGAAGGGATTATGATAGACTTCTGTGACGATGGAGTAGATATTGATATACCTTTTTATATGAAACTTATCGGGGAAGAGATCCTGGGGGAAGCCTATGCTAAGACTTAA
- the smc gene encoding chromosome segregation protein SMC: protein MLRLNSVYIKGFKSFAMPTKFEVSSGITAVVGPNGSGKSNVVDAIRWIFGEQSMKNIRADNREDVIFNGSERFPPSNSAEVKLVFESEQGTFSIAREISRDGQSMYKVNDRQSRLKDIRELFQGTGVGMDIYSIVGQGQVDKVVTASPFELRALIEEAAGTAVYKERKKEALGKLASTEENLSRLEDIIFELGKQRKSLYLKAKRAEKFVEYSAKQKELKNLFYGNIARLEKEKLEEMRTGFDKLRDELKDLQKKLIEGESKWSSLRAEFSEVDKEIEGFTKLLEEYKKRQNDLLELKEMYTRRLSERENRLIEVSTRIDNFRSGIEDLDKRKDEIKLIIETLEKQISDEETGLSSSEEERDSLVKNYSAREREWLKHQETFDSISKRLSKIENELERLENSREDTNKRLRLIENQLGSKRERFETLKEETESLAKQGKESSEKQRKVEADVSESKGRLSELDIDLEKARENLSKDESELRSSQMERGLLERQQEEYQGFSKAVREIFSRKDSFLGLRDVVANLVGVPESYETAITILLGYRMQDIVVDDSITAKRIIEFLKSYKIGRVTLLPMDMIEGNFRSFSKVESHPGFINYAARLVDIPSGFEKLPIYLFGNSIVVATLDDAIDIRKAVGFSGRIVSIDGQLLSAGGSITGGFIGEETRTDLLSRKRRIQQLMEREAELEKQIQLGHRQIERLKDEIREVRGYLKALQEELNELASKGAAINRMISELLKSAQEIEEEISELTKLENEYTRRMEENSRKKEILVGEQSSLKEERLNLERTVEAESEELKKQKKALEHLQERIVDTRLRLSTLYEKHEQYTKEHSSLIQKKKVDKENIDLLSREVVEVESETERLRRQVGDQERELTSVKKETENLFSSIRNQREGKEQRLSSLQEAEEEINKMKGDREKLRDKAHQFEMHIQESEMRLSRVKEELDEDAGDVQILSEEKLHEIKVELDDYENKLKFLGSVDLEAIDEYGVVDKEYQELDEQKQDLEDAKVKLIELIEKTDAKAKSIFMETFNNVNSNFGQYIEEIFDGGEGEIKIIPGEDLLETGLEITVRRPGRKVQKLQLLSGGEKALVGIALVFSLLSIKPSPFYVLDEVDAPLDDFNAERFRVLLKKHATDTQFLVVTHNKLVMEVANVLHGVTMTDGLSRVIPVELQSVETVIG from the coding sequence ATGCTAAGACTTAACTCAGTTTATATAAAAGGTTTTAAGAGCTTCGCGATGCCTACCAAATTCGAAGTCTCATCTGGAATTACTGCTGTTGTCGGACCGAATGGCAGTGGAAAGTCGAACGTCGTAGATGCAATAAGGTGGATATTTGGTGAGCAGTCGATGAAGAACATTAGAGCCGATAACAGAGAGGACGTGATTTTCAACGGTTCGGAAAGGTTTCCACCTTCGAATTCTGCCGAAGTGAAACTAGTGTTTGAATCGGAACAAGGGACCTTTTCTATAGCTCGGGAGATTTCTAGAGATGGGCAATCGATGTACAAAGTGAACGACAGACAGTCGAGACTCAAAGATATAAGGGAGTTATTCCAGGGCACCGGAGTGGGAATGGATATCTACTCGATTGTGGGCCAGGGTCAAGTTGACAAAGTCGTAACCGCTTCTCCTTTTGAATTGAGAGCACTTATTGAAGAAGCAGCCGGTACCGCAGTATATAAGGAGAGGAAGAAGGAGGCTCTTGGAAAACTCGCATCGACGGAAGAAAACCTGAGCAGACTGGAAGACATAATCTTTGAACTTGGCAAGCAACGCAAATCACTCTACCTTAAGGCAAAGAGGGCAGAGAAGTTTGTTGAGTATTCTGCAAAGCAGAAGGAGCTCAAGAATCTCTTTTACGGAAATATTGCCAGGCTTGAGAAAGAGAAGCTTGAAGAGATGCGTACGGGTTTTGACAAATTGCGCGACGAATTGAAGGACTTGCAGAAGAAATTGATTGAAGGTGAATCAAAGTGGTCTTCTTTGAGAGCTGAATTTTCAGAAGTAGACAAGGAAATTGAGGGGTTCACCAAGCTTCTTGAGGAGTACAAAAAGCGTCAAAACGATCTGCTGGAGCTCAAGGAGATGTATACCAGAAGACTGAGCGAGAGAGAGAACAGGTTAATCGAAGTATCAACAAGGATAGACAACTTCAGATCGGGAATCGAGGATCTCGACAAAAGAAAAGATGAAATCAAGCTGATCATCGAAACTTTAGAAAAGCAGATCTCAGATGAAGAGACCGGACTGTCTTCATCTGAGGAAGAGCGAGACTCTCTCGTAAAGAACTACAGCGCTAGAGAGCGCGAATGGTTGAAACATCAGGAGACCTTTGATTCAATTTCCAAGAGGCTTTCCAAAATTGAAAACGAGCTTGAGAGACTTGAAAACAGCCGTGAAGACACCAACAAGAGACTCAGGCTTATAGAGAATCAGCTTGGGTCAAAGAGAGAGCGATTTGAGACCCTCAAGGAGGAAACAGAGTCTCTTGCAAAACAAGGCAAAGAGAGCTCGGAGAAACAACGAAAAGTTGAAGCCGATGTGAGCGAATCGAAGGGAAGGCTTTCTGAGCTCGACATTGACTTAGAGAAGGCGAGAGAGAATCTCTCTAAAGACGAGAGCGAGTTGAGGAGCTCTCAAATGGAAAGAGGTTTGCTGGAAAGACAACAAGAGGAGTATCAGGGTTTTTCAAAAGCTGTCAGAGAGATTTTCTCAAGAAAGGACAGCTTTTTAGGACTGCGAGATGTCGTCGCAAATCTCGTTGGTGTTCCTGAGTCATACGAGACTGCAATAACAATTCTTCTAGGATACAGAATGCAGGATATCGTCGTCGACGACTCAATCACGGCAAAGAGAATCATAGAATTTTTAAAATCATATAAGATAGGCCGAGTAACATTGCTTCCGATGGACATGATAGAAGGCAATTTCAGAAGCTTTTCCAAAGTAGAGTCGCATCCGGGTTTCATAAACTATGCAGCGAGACTTGTAGATATTCCAAGTGGTTTTGAAAAGCTGCCTATATACCTTTTCGGAAACTCTATAGTTGTGGCAACTCTAGATGATGCGATCGATATTAGAAAGGCCGTCGGTTTTTCGGGGAGAATAGTGTCTATTGATGGCCAGTTGCTGAGTGCCGGTGGATCCATTACGGGCGGATTCATTGGTGAAGAGACACGAACCGATCTGCTTTCAAGGAAGAGAAGGATTCAACAGCTAATGGAAAGAGAGGCAGAACTTGAAAAGCAGATTCAATTAGGCCATAGACAGATCGAAAGGCTCAAGGACGAAATAAGGGAAGTAAGGGGGTATCTCAAAGCTCTACAGGAAGAGTTGAATGAGTTGGCTTCTAAAGGAGCTGCAATCAACAGAATGATAAGCGAGCTTCTGAAATCTGCTCAGGAGATTGAGGAAGAGATATCTGAGCTGACAAAACTTGAAAACGAGTATACAAGAAGAATGGAAGAGAATTCGAGAAAAAAGGAGATCCTCGTCGGAGAGCAGTCCTCATTGAAGGAAGAGCGCCTGAATCTCGAGAGAACGGTTGAAGCAGAGTCAGAAGAGCTCAAGAAACAGAAGAAGGCTCTGGAACATCTTCAAGAGAGAATAGTAGATACAAGATTAAGGCTTTCAACGCTGTATGAGAAGCATGAGCAGTATACAAAAGAACATTCTTCTTTGATTCAGAAGAAGAAGGTTGATAAGGAGAATATAGACCTGCTTTCAAGAGAAGTGGTTGAGGTTGAGTCTGAAACTGAGAGGCTTAGAAGGCAAGTGGGTGATCAAGAACGCGAATTGACTTCAGTAAAGAAAGAAACAGAGAATCTCTTTTCAAGTATAAGAAATCAGAGAGAGGGAAAGGAGCAGAGACTGTCGTCGCTTCAGGAAGCGGAAGAAGAGATAAACAAAATGAAAGGAGATAGAGAGAAGCTTAGAGATAAGGCTCATCAGTTTGAGATGCATATTCAAGAGAGTGAGATGAGGCTTTCGAGAGTGAAAGAGGAACTGGACGAGGATGCTGGAGATGTCCAGATCCTTTCTGAAGAGAAATTGCATGAAATCAAGGTTGAGCTTGACGACTACGAAAACAAGCTAAAGTTTCTTGGCAGCGTTGATCTGGAAGCCATAGATGAATACGGTGTAGTCGATAAGGAGTATCAAGAGCTTGATGAACAGAAACAAGATCTCGAAGATGCAAAGGTCAAGCTAATTGAACTGATCGAGAAAACCGATGCAAAGGCTAAGAGTATCTTCATGGAGACTTTCAACAACGTGAACAGTAATTTCGGTCAATATATCGAGGAGATCTTTGATGGTGGTGAGGGAGAGATCAAAATAATTCCCGGCGAGGATCTCCTTGAGACAGGTCTGGAGATCACTGTCAGGAGACCCGGCAGAAAGGTTCAGAAACTGCAACTCCTTTCTGGCGGAGAGAAAGCGCTTGTGGGTATAGCACTCGTATTCTCTTTGTTGAGCATTAAGCCGAGTCCGTTTTATGTCCTGGACGAAGTTGATGCACCTCTTGACGATTTCAATGCGGAGAGATTCAGAGTATTGCTGAAGAAACATGCGACCGACACTCAG